Proteins encoded together in one Pseudomonas sp. ADAK13 window:
- a CDS encoding LysR family transcriptional regulator, with product MLRFDDLQLFVRAADLGSLSAAARVMDMSAAVASAALKRIEQQLGARLLARSTRSLRLTAEGEGFLEYARAALSSLDEGRRLLASGQDQVSGVLQLSAPSDFGRNQLLPWLDEFQREYPELSVRLLLGDRIADLFRQPVDIALRYGEPEDSSLIALPIAPDNYRVLCAAPSYLARHGEPRHLEQLTQHNCLLYMLGSRVHDHWGFNDGKRDVSLTVTGDRFSDDADVVRRWAVAGVGIAYKSWLDVSSDVLAGRLRLILPELRGERTPLNLLCAHRAQLSKPINLLREMLVARCATLTAQLPERSASTP from the coding sequence ATGCTGCGTTTCGACGATTTGCAGTTGTTTGTGCGCGCCGCAGACCTGGGCAGCCTCTCGGCTGCAGCGCGGGTCATGGACATGTCGGCGGCGGTGGCCAGCGCGGCGTTGAAGCGCATCGAGCAGCAACTGGGCGCGCGGTTGCTGGCGCGTTCTACCCGCAGCCTGCGCCTGACGGCTGAGGGCGAGGGCTTTCTGGAGTACGCCCGGGCGGCCTTGAGTAGCCTGGATGAAGGCCGGCGGTTATTGGCCAGCGGCCAGGATCAGGTCAGCGGGGTGCTGCAACTGTCGGCGCCGTCGGACTTCGGGCGTAACCAGCTGCTGCCCTGGCTGGATGAATTTCAGCGCGAGTACCCCGAGCTGAGCGTGCGCCTGCTGTTGGGCGACCGGATTGCCGACCTGTTCCGTCAGCCGGTGGATATCGCCCTGCGCTATGGCGAGCCGGAAGACTCCAGCTTGATCGCGCTGCCCATCGCCCCGGACAACTACCGCGTGCTCTGCGCCGCGCCCAGCTACCTGGCGCGACACGGTGAGCCTCGTCATCTGGAGCAACTGACCCAGCACAATTGCCTGCTGTATATGCTCGGCAGTCGGGTGCACGACCATTGGGGTTTCAACGATGGCAAACGCGACGTCAGCCTGACCGTAACCGGCGACCGCTTCAGTGATGACGCCGATGTGGTGCGGCGCTGGGCGGTGGCCGGGGTCGGTATTGCTTATAAGTCCTGGCTGGATGTGAGCAGCGATGTGCTGGCCGGGCGCCTGCGCCTGATCCTGCCGGAATTGCGGGGCGAGCGTACGCCCCTCAACCTGTTGTGCGCCCATCGCGCGCAACTGAGCAAGCCGATCAATCTTCTGCGGGAAATGCTCGTTGCCCGTTGTGCGACATTGACTGCGCAGTTGCCGGAGCGGTCGGCTTCTACACCATAA
- a CDS encoding PA4780 family RIO1-like protein kinase, whose protein sequence is MKTPKRIEPLIEDGLVDEVLRPLMSGKEAAVYVVRCGNELRCAKVYKEANKRSFRQASEYQEGRKVRNSRQARAMAKGSKFGKKETEDAWQNAEVAALFRLAGAGVRVPKPYDFLEGVLLMELVADEYGDAAPRLNDVTLDPDQAREYHAFLITQIVLMLCTGLVHGDLSEFNVLLTPTGPVIIDLPQAVDAAGNNHAFSMLERDVGNMASYFGRFAPELKKTKYAKEMWALYEAGTLHPASVLTGEFDEPEELADVGGVIREIEAARLDEERRQAIRAADDAPPSKASEEPPPPPWMQ, encoded by the coding sequence ATGAAGACTCCTAAACGCATTGAACCCCTGATCGAGGACGGTCTGGTCGACGAGGTGCTGCGCCCACTCATGAGTGGTAAAGAAGCAGCTGTTTACGTGGTGCGCTGCGGCAACGAGTTACGTTGCGCCAAGGTCTACAAGGAGGCGAACAAACGAAGTTTTCGTCAGGCGTCCGAATACCAGGAAGGCCGCAAGGTCCGTAACAGCCGGCAGGCCCGGGCGATGGCCAAGGGCTCCAAGTTCGGCAAGAAAGAAACCGAAGACGCCTGGCAGAACGCCGAGGTAGCGGCGCTGTTTCGTCTGGCCGGTGCGGGCGTTCGCGTGCCCAAGCCGTACGACTTCCTCGAAGGCGTGCTGCTGATGGAGCTGGTGGCCGATGAATACGGTGATGCTGCGCCACGTTTGAATGACGTGACGCTGGACCCGGACCAGGCCCGCGAATACCACGCCTTCCTGATTACCCAGATCGTGCTGATGTTGTGTACTGGCCTGGTGCACGGTGACCTTTCCGAGTTCAACGTGCTGCTGACGCCGACCGGCCCTGTGATCATCGACCTGCCTCAGGCGGTGGATGCAGCAGGCAACAACCACGCGTTCAGCATGCTGGAGCGGGATGTGGGCAACATGGCTTCCTACTTCGGGCGTTTTGCCCCGGAATTGAAGAAGACCAAGTACGCCAAGGAGATGTGGGCGCTGTACGAAGCCGGCACCCTGCACCCGGCCAGCGTGTTGACTGGCGAGTTCGACGAGCCGGAAGAGCTGGCTGACGTGGGCGGGGTTATTCGCGAGATCGAAGCGGCGCGGCTCGATGAAGAGCGTCGCCAGGCGATTCGCGCGGCAGACGATGCGCCACCGAGCAAAGCCTCGGAGGAGCCTCCACCGCCGCCCTGGATGCAGTGA
- a CDS encoding putative quinol monooxygenase has protein sequence MSAAFNVIATLIAKPGQQATLETLLRELLEPTRVEAGCQQYDLHQDLQHPETFYMLERWSDDAALADHDQSAHIQNFRAKAADVLEHFELKRLKFLA, from the coding sequence ATGTCCGCTGCCTTTAACGTCATCGCCACGCTGATCGCCAAACCCGGCCAACAGGCCACCCTGGAAACCCTGCTGCGCGAGCTGCTGGAACCGACGCGCGTCGAAGCCGGCTGCCAGCAATACGACCTGCACCAGGATCTGCAACACCCCGAGACCTTCTACATGCTCGAACGCTGGAGCGACGACGCCGCGCTGGCCGACCACGACCAGAGCGCCCATATCCAGAATTTCCGCGCCAAGGCCGCCGACGTACTCGAGCATTTCGAACTCAAGCGCCTGAAGTTTCTTGCCTGA
- a CDS encoding heavy metal translocating P-type ATPase: MNGSTTFDLPISGMTCASCAGRVERALGKVPGVQSVSVNLANERAHIEVLGQMDPGVLIAAVDKAGYTATLPQSEAATQASQEQRLSHERWSLLLAILLAAPLVLPMLVQPFGLHWMLPAWVQFALATPVQFIFGARFYIAAWKAVRAGAGNMDLLVAIGTSAGYGLSIYEWLTATAGTMPHLYFEASAVVIALVLLGKYLESRAKRQTASAIRALEALRPERAIQVIDGREHDVAITALKLNDLVLVKPGERFPVDGEVVEGQSHADEALISGESLPVPKQPGDAVTGGAINGEGRLLVRTLALGAESVLARIIRLVEDAQAAKAPIQKLVDKVSQVFVPVVLVLALATLIGWWLYGAPLEVALINAVTVLVIACPCALGLATPTAIMAGTGVAARHGILIKDAEALERAHEVSAVVFDKTGTLTSGAPKIAHLVAVDGNEAALLQQAGALQRGSEHPLAKAVLDACAERGLNVADVSASQSLTGRGIAGTLDGRQLALGNHRLLDETGLSTGDLADSASGWEAEGRTLSWLIEQGPQPRVLGLFAFGDTLKPGALQAIQQLKARHISSHLLTGDNRGSARVVAEALGIDDVHAEVLPADKAATVAELKKTGVVAMVGDGINDAPALAAADIGIAMGGGTDVAMHAAGITLMRGDPRLVPAALEISRKTYAKIRQNLFWAFVYNLIGIPLAAFGLLNPVMAGAAMALSSVSVVSNALLLKTWKPKDLEDERP; encoded by the coding sequence ATGAACGGATCCACCACCTTCGACCTGCCCATCAGTGGCATGACCTGCGCCAGCTGCGCCGGGCGGGTTGAACGGGCACTGGGCAAAGTGCCCGGGGTGCAAAGCGTCAGCGTCAACCTGGCCAACGAACGCGCCCATATTGAAGTGCTCGGCCAAATGGACCCCGGCGTCCTGATCGCCGCTGTCGACAAGGCCGGCTACACCGCCACCCTGCCCCAAAGCGAAGCCGCCACCCAAGCCAGCCAGGAACAACGGTTGAGCCATGAACGTTGGTCGCTGCTGCTGGCAATTCTGCTCGCCGCGCCGTTGGTGTTGCCGATGCTGGTGCAACCGTTCGGCCTGCACTGGATGCTGCCGGCCTGGGTCCAGTTCGCCCTGGCCACCCCGGTGCAATTCATCTTCGGTGCGCGCTTCTATATTGCTGCCTGGAAAGCCGTGCGCGCCGGTGCCGGCAACATGGACCTGCTGGTGGCCATCGGTACCAGCGCCGGTTACGGCCTGAGTATCTATGAGTGGCTCACGGCAACCGCGGGCACAATGCCGCATCTTTACTTCGAAGCCTCAGCGGTGGTGATCGCCCTGGTGCTGCTGGGCAAATACCTGGAAAGCCGCGCCAAACGCCAGACCGCCAGCGCCATCCGCGCCCTGGAAGCCTTGCGCCCGGAGCGGGCGATTCAAGTGATCGATGGCCGCGAGCACGACGTCGCCATCACCGCCCTCAAGCTCAATGACCTGGTGCTGGTCAAACCCGGCGAACGCTTCCCGGTGGATGGCGAAGTGGTCGAAGGCCAAAGCCACGCCGACGAAGCACTGATCAGCGGTGAAAGCCTGCCGGTGCCAAAACAGCCCGGAGACGCCGTGACAGGCGGCGCGATCAACGGCGAAGGCCGACTGCTGGTGCGCACCCTGGCCCTTGGCGCAGAAAGCGTGCTGGCGCGGATCATCCGCCTGGTGGAAGACGCCCAAGCGGCCAAGGCACCCATCCAGAAACTGGTGGATAAAGTCAGCCAGGTGTTCGTGCCGGTGGTGCTGGTGCTGGCCCTGGCCACGCTGATCGGCTGGTGGTTGTATGGCGCTCCGCTGGAGGTCGCGCTGATCAATGCCGTCACCGTGTTGGTGATCGCCTGCCCTTGCGCCCTCGGCCTGGCCACCCCCACCGCCATCATGGCCGGTACCGGCGTCGCCGCCCGCCACGGGATTCTGATCAAGGACGCCGAAGCCCTGGAGCGTGCCCACGAAGTCAGCGCCGTGGTGTTCGACAAGACCGGCACCCTGACCTCCGGCGCACCAAAAATTGCGCACCTGGTTGCTGTCGATGGCAATGAAGCGGCACTGTTGCAACAGGCCGGCGCACTGCAACGCGGCAGTGAACACCCGTTGGCCAAGGCGGTGCTGGATGCTTGCGCCGAACGTGGCTTGAACGTGGCCGATGTCAGCGCCAGCCAGTCCCTGACCGGGCGTGGCATTGCCGGCACCCTCGACGGTCGGCAGTTGGCGTTGGGCAACCATCGCCTGCTGGACGAAACCGGCTTGAGCACCGGCGACCTCGCCGACTCGGCCAGCGGGTGGGAGGCCGAGGGCCGTACCCTGTCCTGGCTGATCGAGCAAGGCCCGCAGCCGCGCGTGCTGGGCCTGTTTGCCTTTGGCGACACCCTCAAACCGGGCGCCCTGCAAGCGATACAACAACTCAAGGCCCGGCATATCAGCAGCCACCTGCTGACCGGCGACAACCGAGGCAGCGCCCGCGTGGTCGCCGAAGCCCTGGGCATCGACGACGTGCACGCCGAAGTGCTGCCCGCCGACAAGGCCGCCACCGTCGCCGAGCTGAAAAAGACCGGCGTGGTGGCGATGGTCGGCGACGGCATCAACGACGCGCCCGCCCTGGCCGCAGCCGATATCGGCATCGCCATGGGCGGTGGCACCGACGTGGCCATGCACGCGGCGGGCATTACCCTGATGCGCGGCGACCCACGGCTGGTGCCTGCCGCGCTGGAAATCAGCCGCAAGACCTACGCTAAAATTCGACAGAACCTGTTCTGGGCCTTTGTGTATAACTTGATCGGCATTCCGCTGGCCGCATTCGGCCTGCTTAACCCCGTCATGGCCGGCGCGGCCATGGCCCTGTCCAGCGTCAGCGTGGTGAGTAACGCGCTGCTGCTGAAAACCTGGAAACCCAAGGACCTGGAGGACGAGCGTCCATGA
- a CDS encoding zinc-binding alcohol dehydrogenase family protein, protein MKAIAYYAALPINDPKSLQDIELPEPVAGPRDLLVEVKAISVNPVDTKVRQNVAPENGAAKVLGWDVAGVVKAVGSEVSLFKVGDKVFYAGSLVRPGGNSELHTVDERIVGHMPKTLGFADAAALPLTAITAWELLFERLQVREGKADEGQSLLIVGASGGVGSILTQLAKQLTGLKVIGTASRPETQAWAKDLGADLVIDHSKPLSEELKNAGHPQVNYVASLTQTDQHLDQLVEALIPQGKLALIDDPKALDVSKLKRKSLSLHWEFMYTRSMFETADMIEQHNLLNRVAELIDAGTLKTTVGEHFGVINAANLRRAHELLESGKAKGKIVLEGF, encoded by the coding sequence ATGAAAGCCATCGCCTACTACGCCGCATTGCCCATCAACGATCCAAAATCCCTGCAAGACATCGAACTGCCAGAACCGGTCGCCGGCCCGCGTGACCTGCTGGTGGAAGTCAAAGCCATCTCGGTCAACCCCGTGGACACCAAGGTGCGCCAGAACGTCGCCCCGGAAAATGGCGCCGCCAAAGTCCTGGGCTGGGACGTGGCCGGTGTGGTCAAGGCTGTGGGCAGCGAAGTGAGCCTGTTCAAGGTCGGTGACAAGGTGTTCTACGCCGGCTCCCTGGTGCGCCCCGGCGGCAACAGCGAACTGCACACCGTAGACGAGCGCATCGTCGGCCATATGCCAAAAACCCTGGGTTTCGCCGATGCTGCAGCCCTGCCGCTGACCGCCATCACTGCCTGGGAATTACTCTTCGAACGCCTGCAAGTGCGCGAAGGCAAGGCCGATGAAGGCCAGAGCCTGCTGATCGTCGGTGCGTCCGGTGGTGTGGGATCGATCCTGACTCAACTGGCGAAACAACTTACTGGCCTGAAAGTTATCGGCACCGCCTCCCGCCCGGAAACCCAAGCGTGGGCCAAGGACCTGGGCGCCGACCTGGTGATCGACCACAGCAAACCCTTGAGCGAAGAGCTGAAAAACGCCGGCCATCCGCAGGTGAACTACGTCGCCAGCCTGACCCAGACCGACCAGCACCTGGACCAACTGGTGGAAGCGCTGATTCCCCAGGGCAAACTGGCGCTGATTGATGACCCCAAGGCGCTGGACGTGAGCAAACTCAAGCGCAAGAGCCTGTCGCTGCATTGGGAGTTCATGTACACCCGATCGATGTTCGAGACCGCCGACATGATCGAGCAACACAACCTGCTCAACCGCGTGGCCGAACTGATCGACGCCGGTACCCTGAAAACCACGGTGGGCGAGCACTTTGGCGTGATCAACGCGGCCAACCTGCGCCGTGCCCACGAACTGCTGGAAAGCGGCAAGGCCAAGGGCAAAATCGTGCTGGAAGGGTTCTAA
- a CDS encoding heavy-metal-associated domain-containing protein, with translation MQVFSVEGMTCGHCVRSVTQAVQDKDPSASVRVDLAAKEVGVESSLLSPAEVINLISEEGYSVKLA, from the coding sequence ATGCAAGTATTCAGCGTTGAAGGAATGACCTGCGGCCACTGCGTTCGCTCGGTCACCCAGGCGGTGCAGGATAAGGATCCGTCGGCCAGCGTGCGCGTCGACCTCGCGGCAAAGGAAGTTGGCGTGGAAAGCAGCCTGCTATCCCCGGCGGAAGTGATCAACCTGATCAGCGAAGAAGGCTACAGCGTCAAACTCGCCTGA
- the cueR gene encoding Cu(I)-responsive transcriptional regulator codes for MNIGQAARQSGLSAKMIRYYESIGLLKAAHRTDSGYRIYGADDLHTLAFIKRSRDLGFSLEEVGKLLTLWQDRGRASADVKALARQHIDELNQKIRELGQLRDTLQDLVEHCQGDHRPDCPILKELASGSCCA; via the coding sequence ATGAACATCGGTCAAGCAGCACGCCAAAGCGGCCTGAGCGCGAAGATGATTCGTTACTACGAGTCTATCGGTTTGTTGAAAGCGGCCCATCGCACCGACAGCGGCTACCGTATTTATGGCGCCGATGACCTGCACACCCTGGCGTTTATCAAGCGTTCGCGCGACCTGGGGTTTTCCCTGGAGGAAGTCGGCAAGCTGCTGACGCTGTGGCAGGACCGCGGGCGCGCGAGTGCCGACGTCAAGGCGCTGGCCCGCCAGCACATCGATGAGCTGAACCAGAAGATCCGCGAGTTGGGGCAATTGCGCGATACGTTGCAGGACCTGGTGGAACACTGCCAGGGTGACCACCGGCCGGATTGTCCGATCCTCAAGGAACTGGCCTCGGGCAGCTGTTGCGCCTGA
- a CDS encoding multidrug effflux MFS transporter: MNLRIILILGALSAFAPLAIDFYLPGFPAMAVAFGTDEKHIQLTLAVYFTGLAIGQLIYGPLADRFGRRGPLLSGVTLFTMASFACAYAPTLEWLIGARFVQALGGCAGMVISRAVVSDKCDAVGSAKVFSQLMLVTGLAPILAPLAGGVMVGVWGWQSIFIALTAFSVMAALAVAVGLPESFPAHQPRQPLSGALRQYGRLLSDRVYLGYALTGGISIAGMFAYIAGSPFVFIKLYGVPAEHYGWVFGSNAAGFILVAQVNARLLASRGPAFLLSRTVWVYLAAGLSLLAITALRTEALWPLLVPLFICIASLGCILPNTSACAMSGQGARAGSASALLGCIQFGVAAGAASLVGVLHDGTAMPMAMVISLCGVLAVTFAMLTRRLQRQRALQAAE, from the coding sequence ATGAACCTTCGTATAATCCTGATTTTGGGGGCCTTGAGCGCGTTCGCGCCGTTGGCCATCGACTTCTACCTGCCGGGTTTCCCGGCCATGGCCGTGGCATTCGGCACCGACGAAAAACATATTCAGCTGACCTTGGCCGTGTACTTCACGGGCCTGGCGATCGGCCAGTTGATCTATGGGCCGCTGGCGGACCGTTTTGGCCGGCGTGGGCCGCTGCTCAGCGGCGTCACCCTGTTTACCATGGCGTCGTTCGCCTGTGCATACGCGCCTACGCTGGAATGGCTGATCGGCGCGCGCTTCGTCCAGGCCCTGGGCGGTTGTGCGGGCATGGTGATCTCCCGCGCAGTGGTGAGTGACAAATGCGACGCGGTGGGCTCGGCCAAGGTGTTTTCCCAGCTGATGCTGGTCACCGGGCTGGCGCCGATCCTTGCGCCGCTGGCGGGTGGGGTGATGGTCGGTGTGTGGGGCTGGCAGTCGATCTTCATCGCGCTGACGGCGTTCAGTGTGATGGCGGCCCTCGCGGTGGCAGTCGGATTGCCGGAAAGTTTTCCCGCCCATCAACCGCGTCAGCCTCTGTCGGGTGCCCTGCGCCAGTATGGCCGGTTGCTGTCGGACCGGGTGTACCTGGGCTACGCCTTGACCGGTGGCATCTCGATTGCCGGCATGTTTGCCTACATCGCGGGTTCGCCTTTCGTCTTTATCAAACTCTATGGCGTGCCTGCCGAGCATTATGGCTGGGTCTTTGGCTCCAACGCGGCCGGCTTTATCCTGGTTGCACAGGTGAATGCGCGCCTGCTGGCCTCGCGCGGCCCGGCGTTCCTGTTGTCGCGCACGGTGTGGGTGTACCTGGCGGCGGGTCTGTCGTTGCTGGCCATTACAGCTTTGCGCACTGAGGCGTTGTGGCCACTGCTGGTGCCGCTGTTCATCTGCATCGCCAGCCTGGGCTGCATTTTGCCCAACACCTCGGCTTGCGCCATGAGCGGGCAGGGCGCACGGGCGGGCAGCGCATCGGCGTTGCTCGGTTGCATTCAGTTTGGTGTGGCCGCCGGCGCGGCATCGTTGGTCGGGGTGTTGCACGACGGCACGGCGATGCCGATGGCAATGGTCATAAGCTTGTGTGGCGTATTGGCCGTGACGTTCGCGATGCTGACCCGACGCCTGCAGCGCCAACGGGCACTGCAAGCAGCGGAATGA